A single region of the Massilia sp. erpn genome encodes:
- a CDS encoding post-PEP-CTERM-1 domain-containing protein produces MKTIKSSLLAGLGIAVLGLSALPAQAESAQASSVQSADALTVVRDPVTGELRAATGEEQAALQQKANAGKRLRQSAAPQAQQKFHASGARGARVTDEFLSSSVVTRLPDGSMQKQCFDSHDAADSAAQAGHVHVTPQIATE; encoded by the coding sequence ATGAAAACCATCAAATCCAGCCTGCTGGCTGGCCTCGGCATCGCCGTGCTGGGCCTGAGCGCCCTGCCTGCCCAGGCGGAATCCGCCCAGGCCTCCTCCGTGCAGAGCGCCGACGCCCTGACCGTGGTGCGTGATCCCGTCACCGGCGAACTGCGCGCCGCCACCGGCGAAGAGCAAGCCGCCCTGCAGCAGAAAGCCAACGCCGGCAAGCGCCTGCGCCAATCCGCCGCGCCACAGGCACAGCAAAAATTCCACGCCAGCGGCGCCCGCGGCGCGCGCGTGACCGACGAGTTCCTGAGCTCGTCCGTCGTCACCCGCCTGCCGGACGGCAGCATGCAGAAGCAATGCTTCGATTCGCACGACGCCGCCGACAGCGCAGCACAGGCCGGCCACGTCCACGTCACCCCTCAGATTGCAACGGAGTAA
- a CDS encoding transposase, translating into MARLPRLVVPGQPHYLIQHGLNGQLVCQDADDYQALLGWLRSAARSYKVALHAYVLLSGQLHLLATPATTDGLGQMMQWVGRYYVPYFNQKYSRAGTLWQGRYKTAVIDAEHYLLACSRYIEFAPVRAGQAAWPQDYPWSSYAHHAGIKPDGMITDHPLYWALGNTPFQREAAYSELAGRGLGGAETAAIEAAVLKGWPLGSDKFKTELQQRMKRQVLPAKRGRPFKVKDVAVE; encoded by the coding sequence ATGGCCCGTTTACCGCGCCTGGTCGTGCCCGGCCAGCCCCATTACCTGATCCAGCACGGCTTGAATGGCCAGCTGGTGTGCCAGGACGCCGACGATTACCAGGCTCTGCTGGGCTGGCTGCGCAGCGCCGCGCGCAGCTATAAAGTCGCTTTGCACGCCTATGTGCTGCTGTCCGGTCAGCTGCACCTGCTGGCAACCCCGGCCACCACCGATGGCCTGGGCCAGATGATGCAGTGGGTCGGGCGTTACTACGTGCCTTACTTCAACCAGAAATACAGCCGGGCCGGCACCTTATGGCAGGGCCGCTACAAGACGGCCGTGATCGATGCCGAACACTATCTGCTGGCCTGCAGCCGCTATATCGAGTTCGCGCCGGTGCGCGCCGGACAGGCGGCCTGGCCGCAAGACTATCCCTGGTCCAGCTATGCCCACCATGCCGGCATCAAGCCGGACGGCATGATCACCGACCATCCGCTCTATTGGGCGCTGGGCAATACACCCTTCCAGCGCGAGGCGGCCTATAGCGAATTGGCGGGACGGGGATTGGGCGGCGCCGAGACGGCGGCCATCGAAGCGGCCGTGCTCAAAGGCTGGCCCCTGGGCTCGGACAAGTTCAAGACGGAATTGCAGCAGCGCATGAAGCGCCAGGTCTTGCCGGCGAAACGCGGCCGGCCTTTCAAGGTGAAAGACGTGGCTGTGGAATAA
- a CDS encoding PA domain-containing protein, which translates to MRTKTNRHLTRSLIAAACALACFSAEAAKIVITSRDAPGVGFNDPTPVSPVGGNNGTTLGQQRLNVYRYVADIWEKNLQSNVDITVSAGWEALTCSSSSAVLGSAGAWNLWHDFPGGKAGTWYPQALANKIAGVNLSGNEPEGPGEYNNVDIKTQFNVNLGNPGCLDGSPFYLGLDGNAGSKVNFVETLLHELGHGLGFAVSTVQTSTGYRYAADGSGFGPTGGLPSVWESFMFDNTKQKSWLQMTNAERKASAINPLQLAWTGGNAVAGATMLKATQQVKTSSPAAGGNGAYDLGPSLFGPAIPASGNLGVLANITAQAGEVGPGCDPFNAANRAAVFGKVPVISRGGCAFAIKVKNAQDAGAVGVLLANNTSGAFTPGGSDSSVTIPSGGVTQAAGDALKAAIKAAVPYGTRLKPGTVAATFGIDSTRISGADSQGRPLLYTPATLAQGSSVSHWDVTATPNLLMEPNISTDLGTVLTPPKDLTLPLLKDIGW; encoded by the coding sequence ATGCGGACCAAGACCAACCGTCACCTGACCCGTTCGCTGATCGCCGCCGCTTGCGCGCTGGCCTGCTTCAGCGCCGAAGCCGCCAAGATCGTCATCACCAGCCGCGATGCGCCGGGCGTGGGCTTCAACGACCCGACCCCGGTCTCCCCGGTGGGCGGCAATAACGGCACCACCCTGGGCCAGCAGCGCCTGAATGTCTACCGCTATGTGGCCGATATTTGGGAAAAGAACCTGCAAAGCAATGTCGACATCACCGTCAGCGCAGGTTGGGAAGCGCTCACTTGCAGCTCCAGCTCTGCCGTGCTGGGCAGCGCCGGTGCCTGGAACTTGTGGCATGACTTCCCCGGCGGCAAAGCCGGCACCTGGTATCCACAGGCGCTGGCCAACAAGATCGCCGGCGTCAACCTGTCCGGCAACGAGCCAGAAGGCCCAGGCGAATACAATAATGTCGACATCAAGACCCAGTTCAATGTAAACCTGGGCAACCCAGGCTGCCTGGACGGCTCGCCCTTCTACCTCGGTCTGGACGGCAATGCCGGCAGCAAGGTCAACTTCGTGGAAACCCTGCTGCATGAACTGGGCCACGGCCTCGGCTTCGCCGTCTCCACGGTACAGACCTCGACCGGCTACCGCTACGCCGCCGACGGCAGCGGCTTTGGCCCGACCGGCGGCTTGCCGAGCGTGTGGGAAAGCTTCATGTTCGACAACACCAAGCAGAAGAGCTGGCTGCAGATGACGAATGCCGAGCGCAAGGCATCGGCCATCAACCCGCTGCAACTGGCCTGGACCGGCGGCAATGCCGTGGCCGGCGCCACCATGCTGAAAGCCACCCAGCAGGTGAAAACCAGCTCGCCGGCAGCCGGCGGCAACGGCGCGTATGACCTCGGCCCTTCGCTCTTCGGCCCGGCCATTCCGGCCAGCGGCAATCTGGGCGTGCTGGCCAATATCACGGCGCAAGCCGGTGAAGTCGGCCCTGGCTGCGATCCCTTCAATGCCGCCAACCGCGCTGCGGTCTTTGGCAAAGTGCCGGTCATCAGCCGTGGCGGCTGCGCCTTCGCCATCAAGGTGAAAAATGCCCAGGATGCGGGCGCTGTCGGCGTGCTGCTGGCCAATAATACCAGCGGCGCCTTCACGCCAGGCGGCAGCGACAGCAGCGTCACCATTCCTTCAGGCGGCGTTACCCAGGCCGCCGGCGATGCGCTGAAAGCGGCGATCAAAGCAGCCGTGCCGTATGGCACACGCCTGAAACCCGGTACGGTGGCAGCCACCTTCGGCATCGACAGCACCCGCATCTCGGGCGCCGACAGCCAGGGCCGTCCGCTGCTGTATACCCCGGCTACGCTGGCACAAGGCTCGTCGGTGTCGCACTGGGACGTGACGGCCACCCCGAACCTGCTGATGGAACCGAATATCAGCACCGATCTGGGCACCGTGCTGACGCCACCGAAAGACCTGACCCTGCCACTGCTGAAGGATATCGGCTGGTAA
- a CDS encoding response regulator transcription factor, with protein MTQILIVEDNLEYAEEMAEFLTELEHEVHITNNASEMWSALSQGNVGVVVLDLGLPDEDGFNVIPRMRQLYPQIGLLVLTGRVAFDNRILGLRLGADHYLTKPIKFPELAAHIEALDRRVGPQEALPLPSKWTLKVSARQLELQGQAITLTEKECNFLHLLTINTRPVPRQVIVAGIGGDDPDAGRRVDMLVYRLRKKARSGLGQDLPLRSAYGEGYSLSASFNLS; from the coding sequence ATGACGCAAATACTGATCGTGGAAGACAATCTGGAGTACGCCGAGGAGATGGCGGAATTCCTGACTGAGCTTGAACACGAAGTCCATATCACCAATAATGCCAGCGAAATGTGGTCCGCACTCAGCCAGGGCAATGTCGGCGTGGTCGTGCTCGACCTCGGCTTGCCGGATGAGGACGGGTTCAACGTCATCCCGCGCATGCGCCAGCTGTATCCGCAGATCGGTCTGCTGGTGCTGACCGGCCGCGTCGCCTTCGACAACCGCATCCTCGGTCTGCGCCTGGGCGCCGACCATTATCTGACCAAGCCCATCAAGTTCCCCGAGCTGGCGGCCCATATCGAGGCGCTCGACCGCCGCGTCGGCCCGCAGGAAGCGCTGCCCCTGCCCAGCAAGTGGACCTTGAAGGTCAGCGCGCGCCAGCTCGAATTGCAGGGCCAGGCCATCACGCTGACCGAGAAAGAGTGCAATTTCCTGCACCTGCTGACCATCAACACGCGTCCCGTGCCGCGCCAGGTCATCGTGGCCGGCATCGGCGGCGACGATCCCGATGCGGGACGCCGCGTCGACATGCTGGTCTACCGCCTGCGCAAGAAGGCGCGCAGCGGCCTGGGCCAGGATCTGCCCCTGCGCAGCGCTTATGGCGAGGGCTATAGCCTGTCGGCCAGCTTCAATCTCTCTTAA
- a CDS encoding HAMP domain-containing sensor histidine kinase, translated as MSELAQLRLLLDSSSDVHWLIDCASGRLLYLSAAHAALGFSAEAAQQHADKLLAQLPARLARWKAGDASRLRLRRELLLERVDGSSLTVEIESVLVLDKKGQPQQLAGVVRDLSRQLAERAEWETQQKRFASMLSHEFRTPLSTIDGAVQRLEMTSANADEATRKRYRKIQVAVDRLIAMIDDYLSPERLASIGRKRQANEISPAALLETVGDAARIRRNAIKVEVVGLPQWLRCDPQGMRLCLDILLDNAIKYTAPDTAIELVGKKASEGGVEFSVIDHGSALPDEEIARLGERGFRGRAAEGIAGSGLGLYMARAVAEAHGGSLTAQNLSESGKKFRIWLPIAV; from the coding sequence ATGAGCGAACTTGCCCAACTCCGGCTGCTGCTCGACAGCAGCAGCGATGTGCATTGGCTGATCGACTGCGCCAGCGGGCGCCTGCTGTATCTGAGCGCGGCCCACGCCGCCCTCGGTTTCAGCGCCGAGGCGGCCCAGCAGCATGCCGACAAGCTGCTGGCGCAATTGCCGGCGCGCCTGGCGCGCTGGAAGGCGGGCGATGCCAGCCGCCTGCGCCTGCGGCGCGAACTGCTGCTGGAACGCGTCGACGGCAGCAGCTTGACGGTGGAAATCGAGTCGGTCCTGGTGCTCGACAAGAAGGGCCAGCCGCAGCAGCTGGCTGGCGTGGTGCGCGACCTGAGCCGCCAGCTGGCCGAGCGCGCCGAATGGGAAACGCAGCAGAAGCGGTTCGCCTCCATGCTCTCGCACGAATTCCGCACCCCGCTGTCGACCATCGACGGCGCCGTGCAGCGCCTGGAAATGACCTCGGCCAACGCCGACGAAGCCACGCGCAAGCGCTACCGCAAGATCCAGGTGGCGGTGGACCGCCTGATTGCCATGATCGACGATTATCTGTCGCCCGAGCGTCTGGCCAGCATCGGCCGCAAGCGCCAGGCCAATGAAATTTCGCCCGCCGCTCTGCTCGAAACGGTGGGCGACGCGGCGCGTATACGGCGTAACGCTATCAAGGTGGAAGTCGTTGGCTTGCCGCAATGGCTGCGTTGCGACCCGCAAGGAATGCGGCTTTGCCTGGATATTTTGCTGGATAATGCAATTAAGTACACAGCACCCGATACCGCGATAGAATTAGTAGGTAAAAAAGCAAGCGAAGGCGGGGTCGAGTTCTCGGTGATCGACCATGGTTCCGCCCTTCCCGACGAGGAAATCGCCCGTCTCGGCGAGCGTGGCTTCCGCGGCCGCGCGGCCGAAGGCATTGCCGGATCCGGGCTGGGCCTGTACATGGCGCGCGCGGTGGCGGAAGCGCACGGCGGCAGCCTGACGGCGCAAAACCTTTCTGAAAGCGGCAAAAAGTTTCGGATTTGGTTGCCGATTGCCGTTTGA